A single Anatilimnocola floriformis DNA region contains:
- a CDS encoding ornithine cyclodeaminase yields MAKKKSAAAATEACTERVEVAGHIIDSLILPKILDIITASGGAFKIERITIGQARKDPSYALLEVTAPSEERLQQILAIIADHGAVAVSQADCRLVAADMDGAFPEGFYSSTNQRTEVRLNGEWVEVQLQEMDMGVVVDPAAQTATCRAMTEVKQGDLYVVGHAGTRVHPPERQEQKHGFEFMNSAVSTEKPKGVAIRQVATEMVQTKQRGGKTLLVGGPAIVHTGSDEHVCELIRRGYINSLFAGNALATHDIEQSLFGTSLGVRLDCGDIVEAGHEHHLRAINRVRRWGGIRPAVEKGELKSGIMYECVKHDVPYLLAGSIRDDGPLTDVITDSLDAQRQMREGIRDITFCLMVATTLHSIAVGNLLPAWVKVVCVDINPSTVIKLNDRGSFQTVGLVTDVEPFFRSLLAEIDRLEKATS; encoded by the coding sequence ATGGCGAAGAAAAAGTCAGCAGCGGCGGCGACGGAAGCCTGCACCGAGCGAGTCGAGGTGGCCGGCCATATTATCGACAGCCTGATCTTGCCGAAAATTCTCGACATCATCACGGCGAGCGGCGGTGCGTTCAAAATCGAACGCATCACCATCGGTCAGGCGCGCAAAGATCCGAGCTATGCCTTGCTCGAGGTTACCGCGCCCAGCGAAGAACGACTCCAGCAGATATTGGCCATCATCGCCGATCATGGCGCGGTGGCGGTGTCGCAGGCCGATTGTCGATTGGTGGCAGCTGATATGGACGGCGCTTTTCCGGAAGGCTTTTACAGCAGCACCAATCAGCGGACTGAAGTTCGCCTCAACGGCGAATGGGTTGAAGTGCAGCTGCAAGAGATGGATATGGGAGTTGTCGTAGATCCGGCCGCACAAACGGCGACTTGTCGCGCGATGACCGAAGTGAAGCAAGGTGATCTGTATGTCGTGGGTCATGCTGGTACGCGCGTGCATCCGCCGGAACGACAGGAGCAGAAGCACGGCTTCGAATTCATGAACAGCGCGGTTTCGACCGAAAAGCCGAAGGGCGTGGCTATTCGGCAGGTTGCGACTGAGATGGTGCAAACCAAACAGCGCGGCGGCAAGACGCTGCTCGTCGGCGGGCCGGCGATTGTGCACACCGGCAGCGACGAACACGTGTGTGAACTCATTCGCCGCGGCTATATCAATAGCCTGTTCGCGGGCAATGCGCTTGCCACGCACGACATCGAGCAGTCGCTCTTCGGCACGAGTCTGGGCGTGCGACTCGATTGCGGCGACATCGTCGAAGCCGGTCACGAACATCATCTGCGGGCGATCAACCGCGTCCGCCGCTGGGGCGGCATTCGGCCGGCGGTGGAAAAAGGAGAACTGAAAAGCGGCATCATGTACGAGTGTGTGAAGCACGACGTGCCGTACTTGCTGGCCGGCAGCATTCGCGACGACGGCCCGCTGACCGATGTCATCACCGACTCGCTCGATGCCCAGCGGCAAATGCGTGAAGGGATTCGCGACATCACGTTCTGCCTGATGGTGGCCACCACGCTGCACTCGATCGCTGTCGGCAATCTGTTGCCGGCGTGGGTCAAGGTAGTGTGCGTCGACATCAACCCCTCGACGGTCATCAAGCTCAACGATCGCGGTTCGTTTCAAACAGTAGGTTTGGTGACCGACGTCGAGCCGTTTTTTCGGTCGCTGCTGGCGGAAATCGATCGGTTGGAAAAAGCAACATCATGA
- a CDS encoding VOC family protein codes for MKHVDRILETCLCVENLAAARKFYTKVLGLTVFAEQNDRHLFFRVGNQMLLLFDPKESSKPLGTIPAHGTHGAGHVCFATTDAELAEWQQQLEAHGVAIESIHVWPEGHRSLYFRDPFGNSLELTTPKIWGIEN; via the coding sequence ATGAAACACGTCGATCGCATCCTCGAAACCTGTCTCTGCGTCGAGAATCTCGCAGCAGCGCGGAAGTTTTACACCAAAGTGCTCGGCTTGACGGTTTTCGCCGAGCAGAATGATCGCCATTTGTTTTTCCGCGTCGGCAATCAAATGCTGCTGCTGTTCGATCCCAAGGAAAGTAGCAAGCCGCTGGGAACGATTCCCGCGCATGGCACGCACGGCGCCGGGCATGTTTGTTTTGCGACGACTGACGCCGAACTCGCCGAATGGCAGCAGCAATTGGAAGCACACGGCGTGGCCATCGAGAGCATCCACGTGTGGCCCGAGGGACATCGGTCGCTTTACTTTCGCGATCCGTTTGGGAACTCGCTCGAGCTGACGACGCCGAAGATTTGGGGCATTGAGAATTAA
- the fhcD gene encoding formylmethanofuran--tetrahydromethanopterin N-formyltransferase: MPAIIDDTYAEAFRSIYAEFLITARDRRWVEHAVNAATGNASSTILCDCEAGVDRYVGPGSGGDESFVTPDGRPGAIVQLHVPRFRKDRLTALERVALVRISQNVLTCPTTACFNLIDSPEYFKLGRKIAFFGDGFQKRIVRHGRKMWWIPILGGEFILDRRFGFADGLMGGNIWYFGETVDAAVAAAEAGVAAVANCPGVIMPFPGGIAGSGSKAGSKYKFMFASTYEKYCPELVNDPAANSQLPPGVKSVMEIIINGRDLQSIINATQAAITASVNTPGLLRISAGNYNGRLGKSFIYLHPDKQPAVS, translated from the coding sequence ATGCCTGCCATCATCGACGACACCTACGCCGAAGCCTTTCGCAGCATCTACGCCGAGTTTCTGATCACGGCTCGCGATCGGCGATGGGTTGAGCACGCGGTGAACGCCGCAACCGGCAATGCGTCGAGCACCATCCTTTGCGACTGCGAAGCGGGCGTCGATCGCTATGTCGGTCCTGGCTCTGGCGGCGACGAATCGTTCGTCACTCCCGATGGTCGGCCCGGCGCGATTGTGCAATTGCACGTGCCACGGTTTCGCAAAGACCGCCTGACTGCCCTCGAGCGCGTCGCCCTAGTGCGGATCAGCCAGAATGTGCTCACCTGTCCGACGACGGCTTGCTTCAATCTGATCGACTCGCCGGAATACTTCAAACTCGGTCGCAAGATCGCGTTCTTTGGCGACGGCTTTCAAAAGCGAATCGTCCGCCACGGCCGGAAGATGTGGTGGATACCGATTCTCGGCGGTGAGTTCATTCTCGATCGCCGGTTTGGATTCGCCGATGGTTTGATGGGGGGCAACATTTGGTACTTCGGCGAAACCGTCGATGCTGCCGTTGCTGCCGCCGAGGCAGGCGTGGCCGCGGTGGCGAATTGTCCCGGCGTGATCATGCCGTTTCCGGGCGGCATCGCCGGCAGCGGTTCGAAGGCCGGTAGCAAATACAAGTTTATGTTTGCAAGCACTTACGAAAAGTATTGCCCCGAACTGGTGAACGATCCTGCCGCCAACTCACAGTTGCCGCCTGGCGTGAAGTCGGTGATGGAAATCATCATCAACGGCCGCGACTTGCAGTCGATCATCAACGCCACCCAAGCCGCGATCACCGCCTCGGTCAACACACCGGGCCTGCTCCGCATCTCCGCCGGCAACTACAACGGTCGCCTCGGTAAAAGCTTCATCTACTTGCACCCCGACAAGCAGCCGGCCGTATCGTAA
- a CDS encoding 5-formyltetrahydrofolate cyclo-ligase encodes MSETMSQLMEAKGALRRAAYDARAAQKNKDKISEAAVATLLSLPEYERAQTVLWYIDCRSELRTKQALPAAIASGKRIVVPYCTVDEAGANKLGLWWLQSMEELIVGKWNILEPPHDRWGEPGKEIRPDELDLVIVPGVGFNRVGGRMGNGQGYYDRLLPLVRVNCPLVALCYESQLFDNLIVSEHDVFMDKVVTEAAVYEGQGRK; translated from the coding sequence TTGAGCGAGACCATGAGCCAACTGATGGAAGCCAAGGGCGCGCTGCGGCGGGCTGCTTACGACGCCCGCGCCGCTCAAAAGAACAAAGACAAAATAAGCGAGGCCGCGGTCGCCACGCTCTTGAGCCTGCCCGAATATGAGCGAGCCCAAACGGTGCTGTGGTATATCGACTGCCGCAGCGAGCTCCGCACCAAGCAGGCCCTGCCCGCTGCGATCGCCAGCGGCAAGCGGATTGTTGTCCCGTACTGCACGGTCGACGAAGCCGGCGCCAACAAGCTCGGCCTGTGGTGGCTGCAGAGCATGGAAGAACTGATCGTCGGCAAGTGGAACATTCTCGAGCCGCCACACGATCGCTGGGGCGAACCGGGCAAGGAAATCCGCCCCGATGAGCTCGACTTGGTGATTGTCCCCGGCGTCGGCTTCAACCGCGTCGGCGGCCGCATGGGGAATGGCCAAGGCTACTACGATCGGCTTCTACCGCTGGTGCGAGTCAACTGCCCGTTGGTCGCCCTCTGCTACGAGAGTCAACTATTCGACAACCTGATCGTCAGCGAGCACGACGTCTTCATGGATAAGGTTGTGACCGAAGCTGCCGTGTACGAAGGCCAAGGCCGGAAGTAG
- a CDS encoding DUF1559 domain-containing protein, whose amino-acid sequence MLRAAAGQSVRRSGFTLVELLVVIAIIGVLVALLLPAVQAAREAARRSSCSNNLKQLGISLHNYHDTVQRFPYGYMESGGLHLRNCWMQQLLPYFEQRAMYDQFATTNVQWIMDIPAAIKDVPIKTMVCPSDPTGAGAQGANGGRRPDGYGTQGNYVGCTGDGFMLGYSELKGLFFYQSSNHFGSITDGSSNTLAFGETIIRGKTGTGWGDGGSYWGGARWGGYGFTAMESPNTTVADQVYQCKSTTWKGAPCTSISSSETQRNSLRSLHPGGVQVGLADGSVRFLTNNVDINTYRALATIAGGETFSDF is encoded by the coding sequence ATGTTGCGCGCTGCAGCAGGACAATCGGTGCGTCGGTCTGGTTTCACGTTGGTCGAGTTGTTGGTCGTCATCGCGATCATCGGAGTTCTGGTCGCACTCTTGTTGCCCGCCGTGCAAGCCGCGCGAGAAGCAGCGCGACGCAGCTCTTGCTCGAACAACCTCAAGCAGCTCGGCATCTCGCTGCACAACTATCACGATACGGTGCAACGCTTTCCTTACGGCTACATGGAAAGTGGCGGTTTGCATTTGCGCAATTGCTGGATGCAGCAATTGCTGCCGTACTTTGAACAGCGGGCCATGTACGACCAATTTGCCACGACCAACGTGCAATGGATCATGGATATTCCCGCGGCCATCAAAGATGTGCCGATCAAAACGATGGTTTGCCCCTCCGATCCCACGGGCGCGGGCGCTCAAGGCGCGAACGGCGGACGCCGGCCCGATGGTTATGGCACGCAAGGCAATTACGTGGGCTGCACGGGCGATGGCTTCATGTTGGGCTACTCAGAGCTGAAGGGTTTGTTCTTCTATCAATCGTCGAATCACTTTGGTTCGATCACCGACGGCAGCTCCAACACGCTGGCCTTTGGTGAGACGATCATTCGCGGCAAAACCGGCACGGGCTGGGGCGATGGCGGCTCGTATTGGGGCGGCGCTCGCTGGGGCGGCTATGGCTTCACGGCGATGGAATCGCCGAACACGACGGTCGCCGATCAGGTTTATCAATGCAAGTCGACGACGTGGAAAGGCGCGCCCTGCACTTCTATCAGCTCGTCCGAGACGCAGCGCAATTCGCTCCGCAGCCTGCATCCAGGCGGCGTGCAAGTGGGACTCGCCGATGGCAGCGTGCGGTTCCTGACGAACAACGTCGACATCAACACGTATCGCGCGCTGGCGACGATCGCAGGCGGCGAGACGTTCTCGGATTTCTAA
- a CDS encoding DUF1570 domain-containing protein, with the protein MRTMIRSTLSWHLAALICLACLAPVAAIEQVTVKQAGLTRILKGKILVEAEDGGVLLLTQDGRLWPLPKEEILSRSSDAKLFQPLTKAEFNKQLLAGLPQGFKIHQTKHYSIAYNTSLGYAQWVGALYERLYSAFYVYWPSKGAELKEPEFPLAAIVFDTRASYEQYARTELGASTATIMGYYSLPTNMVTMYDLTGQEESQARISRILSQPNAERNVATIVHEATHQLAFNSGLQQRFTDTPFWVSEGLAVYFETPDLDNAKGWKKIGAVNRYNLINFKKYLRNREPGALSKLLSDDKRFRDPATQADAYAEAWALNYYLINTHGETYAKYLKVLSAQTPLVMQEPAARQEQFLKLFGKSLEELENDFLKYMRSVE; encoded by the coding sequence ATGCGAACTATGATTCGTTCCACGTTATCTTGGCATCTCGCCGCGCTAATCTGCCTGGCGTGCCTCGCGCCCGTCGCTGCCATCGAGCAAGTTACGGTCAAACAAGCGGGCCTCACTCGCATTCTCAAGGGCAAGATCCTGGTCGAAGCCGAAGATGGCGGTGTGCTGCTCCTCACGCAGGACGGCAGGTTGTGGCCGCTGCCGAAGGAAGAAATTCTGAGCCGCTCCAGCGATGCGAAGCTATTTCAGCCGCTGACCAAGGCGGAGTTCAACAAGCAACTGCTCGCCGGTCTGCCGCAAGGTTTCAAGATTCATCAAACGAAGCATTACTCCATCGCTTACAACACTTCGCTCGGCTATGCCCAGTGGGTGGGCGCGCTGTACGAACGACTTTATTCTGCCTTCTATGTTTATTGGCCCAGTAAGGGCGCTGAACTGAAAGAGCCGGAGTTCCCGCTCGCTGCGATCGTGTTCGATACGCGCGCCTCGTACGAACAATATGCTCGCACCGAGCTCGGCGCCTCGACGGCGACCATCATGGGCTATTACAGCCTACCGACGAACATGGTCACCATGTACGACCTGACCGGGCAAGAAGAATCACAGGCCCGCATCAGCCGAATTCTGTCGCAGCCCAATGCCGAGCGAAACGTCGCGACCATCGTACACGAAGCGACGCACCAACTGGCCTTCAACAGCGGCCTGCAACAGCGCTTCACCGATACGCCGTTCTGGGTCAGCGAAGGCCTGGCCGTTTATTTTGAAACGCCCGACCTCGACAACGCCAAGGGATGGAAGAAAATCGGCGCGGTCAATCGTTACAACCTGATCAACTTCAAGAAGTACCTGCGCAACCGCGAGCCCGGCGCGCTGTCGAAGCTACTCTCCGACGACAAGCGTTTCCGCGATCCGGCCACTCAGGCCGATGCCTATGCCGAAGCCTGGGCGCTCAACTATTACCTGATCAACACCCACGGCGAAACTTACGCAAAGTATCTCAAGGTTCTCAGCGCTCAAACGCCGCTGGTCATGCAAGAGCCAGCCGCTCGCCAGGAACAATTCCTCAAGCTCTTCGGCAAAAGCCTGGAAGAGCTCGAGAACGATTTTCTGAAGTACATGCGCAGCGTTGAATAA
- a CDS encoding dimethylarginine dimethylaminohydrolase family protein, translating into MSITPHILMCPPDFYGIEYEINPWMSRSRQADRELAKQQWSDLKSLLEQLGAKVSLLAPVAGLPDLVFTANAAMIYRQQAILAHFRHEQRQGEEPLCDRWLSENGFNVQRLPDGRYFEGAGDALFCGETLLAGYRIRSDIHSQQLVGKLVDSRVIPLELVDTHYYHLDTCCCPLAPGVAIYFPGAFDDYGRAALREVVPKLIEVSADEAHSFACNAVVVGTHVVTNSGCPQLHRDLTAAGYTPHATPLSEFVKAGGSAKCLTLRLDGEEAAGWKGN; encoded by the coding sequence ATGAGCATAACTCCTCACATCCTGATGTGCCCGCCCGATTTCTATGGGATCGAATACGAAATCAATCCCTGGATGAGCCGCAGCCGCCAGGCCGATCGCGAACTCGCCAAGCAGCAATGGTCCGATCTGAAATCGCTGCTCGAACAACTCGGCGCGAAGGTTTCGTTGCTCGCACCGGTCGCCGGTTTGCCCGACCTGGTCTTCACGGCCAACGCCGCGATGATCTATCGCCAGCAAGCAATCCTCGCGCACTTTCGCCACGAACAGCGACAGGGCGAAGAGCCACTGTGCGATCGCTGGCTGAGTGAAAACGGTTTCAACGTGCAGCGATTGCCTGACGGTCGTTATTTCGAAGGGGCCGGCGATGCCCTCTTCTGCGGCGAGACACTCCTCGCTGGCTATCGCATCCGCAGCGACATCCACAGCCAACAACTCGTCGGCAAACTGGTCGACAGCCGAGTCATCCCGCTCGAACTCGTCGACACGCATTACTACCACCTCGACACCTGCTGCTGCCCGTTAGCTCCTGGCGTCGCCATCTACTTTCCCGGCGCCTTCGACGACTACGGCCGCGCTGCGTTGCGCGAAGTCGTGCCGAAACTCATCGAAGTCTCCGCCGACGAAGCCCACAGCTTTGCTTGTAACGCCGTCGTGGTCGGCACGCACGTCGTCACCAACAGCGGTTGCCCCCAACTCCACCGCGACCTAACGGCCGCCGGTTACACACCGCATGCGACGCCGCTTAGTGAATTTGTCAAAGCCGGCGGGAGTGCGAAGTGTTTGACGTTGAGACTCGATGGGGAAGAAGCGGCGGGGTGGAAAGGCAATTAG
- the cysK gene encoding cysteine synthase A has product MSHFHSDNSQSIGRTPLVKLNRVTDGAGATVLAKIEGRNPAYSVKCRIGAAMIWDAEKRGLLGPGKELVEPTSGNTGIALAFVAAARNIPLTLTMPETMSLERRKLLVAFGAKLVLTEGPRGMPGAIAKAEEIVASEPGKYVLLQQFKNPANPAIHEQTTGPEIWQDTDGAVDIFVAGVGTGGTITGVSRYLKNTKHKAIKTVAVEPTASPVLTQKRAGEPLKPGPHKIQGIGAGFVPDILDMSLIDDVEQVTNEESVEYARRLTREEGILAGISCGAAVAAACRLAKKPENAGKTIVVILPDSGERYLSSILFEGMFDAEGKAK; this is encoded by the coding sequence ATGTCGCATTTCCACTCGGACAATTCGCAGTCGATCGGTCGCACGCCCCTGGTCAAATTGAATCGCGTCACCGACGGCGCGGGAGCCACGGTTCTCGCCAAAATCGAAGGTCGCAACCCGGCCTACTCGGTGAAGTGCCGCATCGGCGCCGCCATGATCTGGGATGCTGAAAAACGTGGCCTGCTCGGCCCCGGTAAAGAACTGGTCGAACCAACGAGCGGCAACACCGGCATCGCGCTGGCCTTCGTCGCCGCCGCCCGCAATATTCCGCTGACGCTCACCATGCCCGAAACGATGAGCCTCGAGCGCCGCAAGTTGCTCGTCGCCTTCGGCGCGAAGCTCGTGCTGACCGAAGGCCCCCGCGGCATGCCAGGCGCCATCGCCAAAGCCGAAGAGATCGTCGCTTCGGAGCCCGGCAAGTACGTCTTGCTGCAACAATTCAAGAACCCGGCCAATCCCGCCATTCACGAACAAACGACCGGCCCTGAAATCTGGCAAGACACCGATGGCGCTGTCGACATCTTCGTCGCAGGTGTGGGCACGGGCGGCACTATCACCGGCGTGTCGCGCTACCTCAAGAACACCAAACACAAAGCCATCAAAACGGTCGCGGTCGAACCGACTGCCAGCCCGGTCCTCACGCAAAAGCGCGCTGGCGAACCCCTCAAGCCCGGCCCGCACAAAATCCAAGGCATCGGCGCCGGCTTCGTGCCAGACATTCTCGATATGTCGCTCATCGATGATGTGGAACAAGTCACCAACGAAGAATCGGTCGAATACGCCCGCCGCCTAACCCGCGAAGAAGGAATCCTCGCCGGCATCAGCTGCGGCGCTGCCGTCGCCGCCGCCTGCCGCCTCGCCAAAAAGCCCGAGAACGCCGGCAAGACCATCGTCGTCATCCTCCCCGACTCCGGCGAACGCTACCTCAGCTCGATCCTGTTCGAAGGTATGTTCGACGCGGAAGGGAAAGCGAAGTAA
- a CDS encoding 30S ribosomal protein S1: MSTAPDSPQSVSTENTTPAAAANEATADAQGDAAKRGPIRVGRTSGGTAQPGGGGSGGGGGGGGQRRDRGPRPPKPQRPRREGEGGEGQTANQREDQEEAALDAAADRQRNVPRGRVEVPNRRAPLSDDLEAELQAALGGLSLDEVVGGNAKPTAGRLENETRLRAQVIEVHGDNVFVNLGGKNQGVVSVRNFETPPTPGDMLEVIVTGFNAEDDLHEVNVPGGKVVSGDWLNLVEGSLVEAKVTAANTGGLECTVGGTRGFIPASQVSMFRAENLADYVDQKFLCVVTEANEQRGNLVLSRRAVLEREKEEAKKKTMAELEPGQIREGVVRRIQDFGAFVDIGGVDGLIHISQLSWERVKHPSEILKEGQKIRVRVERIDPETGKIGLSLKNPEEHPWAGIEQKFPVGTIIHGPVTRLAAFGVFVKIAPGVEGMVHISEMAHHRVHAVTNIVKEGQEVEAKILSIDADAQRIALSMKATIQPPQKENTKKEEAPVVDEPPRAPVVPKRTGELKGGTRNKSGGDKFGLNW, translated from the coding sequence ATGTCTACGGCCCCTGACTCTCCTCAATCTGTATCGACCGAAAACACAACGCCCGCGGCTGCCGCCAACGAAGCGACGGCAGACGCCCAAGGCGATGCTGCCAAGCGCGGCCCCATCCGCGTGGGCCGCACCAGTGGAGGAACTGCTCAGCCCGGCGGCGGCGGAAGTGGTGGTGGTGGCGGAGGCGGCGGACAACGTCGCGATCGTGGACCGCGCCCACCCAAGCCGCAGCGCCCACGCCGCGAAGGCGAAGGTGGTGAAGGACAAACGGCCAACCAGCGCGAAGATCAAGAAGAAGCAGCCCTCGACGCCGCTGCCGATCGTCAACGCAATGTTCCGCGCGGCCGCGTGGAAGTTCCCAATCGTCGCGCACCACTGTCGGACGATCTGGAAGCCGAACTGCAAGCCGCGCTCGGCGGACTGTCGCTCGATGAAGTCGTTGGCGGCAATGCAAAGCCGACGGCAGGCCGTTTGGAAAATGAAACCCGCCTGCGTGCTCAGGTGATCGAGGTTCACGGCGACAATGTGTTCGTCAACCTCGGCGGCAAGAATCAGGGTGTCGTTTCGGTTCGCAACTTCGAAACGCCTCCCACGCCCGGTGACATGCTGGAAGTGATCGTCACCGGCTTCAACGCCGAAGACGATCTGCACGAAGTGAACGTTCCTGGCGGCAAGGTCGTCAGCGGCGATTGGCTGAACCTGGTCGAAGGTTCGCTCGTCGAAGCCAAGGTTACTGCCGCGAATACCGGTGGTCTGGAATGCACCGTCGGCGGCACGCGTGGGTTTATTCCCGCTAGCCAGGTTTCGATGTTCCGCGCTGAGAACCTCGCCGATTACGTCGATCAGAAGTTCTTGTGCGTGGTCACGGAAGCCAACGAACAGCGCGGCAATCTGGTTCTCAGCCGTCGCGCGGTTCTCGAACGCGAAAAGGAAGAAGCCAAGAAGAAGACCATGGCCGAACTCGAGCCGGGTCAGATTCGCGAAGGTGTGGTCCGTCGCATTCAAGACTTCGGCGCCTTCGTCGATATCGGTGGTGTCGATGGTTTGATCCACATCAGCCAGCTGAGCTGGGAACGAGTGAAGCACCCGAGCGAGATCCTCAAGGAAGGCCAGAAGATTCGCGTCCGCGTCGAGCGGATCGATCCCGAGACCGGCAAGATCGGTTTGTCGCTGAAGAACCCCGAGGAACATCCCTGGGCTGGCATCGAGCAGAAGTTCCCCGTCGGCACGATCATTCACGGCCCGGTCACGCGACTGGCTGCGTTTGGCGTGTTTGTGAAGATCGCCCCCGGCGTCGAGGGCATGGTTCACATCAGCGAGATGGCCCATCATCGCGTGCATGCAGTGACGAACATCGTGAAGGAAGGTCAGGAAGTCGAAGCCAAGATTCTCTCGATCGACGCCGATGCGCAGCGCATTGCTCTTTCGATGAAGGCTACGATCCAGCCGCCGCAGAAGGAAAACACCAAGAAGGAAGAAGCTCCCGTGGTCGATGAACCGCCGCGAGCTCCAGTCGTGCCCAAGCGGACCGGCGAACTCAAGGGTGGCACGCGGAATAAGTCCGGCGGCGATAAATTCGGGCTCAACTGGTAG